Proteins encoded together in one Cicer arietinum cultivar CDC Frontier isolate Library 1 chromosome 4, Cicar.CDCFrontier_v2.0, whole genome shotgun sequence window:
- the LOC101503281 gene encoding zinc finger protein GIS3 gives MNSDISIEENDDQDENSGTKRCYECTFCKRGFTNAQALGGHMNIHRKDRAKAKQPTNSSSSRQYTNYKFYTTNDEVVSFPFSSEQTIKQNFDHHMYFQHQYLPPPNNLVTNQLPSNVNAFPYDQYYPKSSSSSNWPNLHLNHQELQGANLSLQIGPTHDHVDNNNNNNNQIIWSGNQKQNDEVDLELRLGLDP, from the coding sequence ATGAATTCAGATAtttcaattgaagaaaatgatgatCAAGATGAAAACTCCGGAACAAAACGTTGTTATGAATGCACATTTTGCAAGAGAGGTTTCACAAATGCTCAAGCATTAGGTGGTCACATGAATATTCATAGAAAAGACAGAGCAAAAGCTAAGCAACCAACAAATTCTTCATCGTCACGACAATATACAAATTACAAATTCTACACCACCAATGATGAAGTTGtgtcttttcctttttcttcggAACAAACCATAAAACAAAACTTTGATCATCACATGTATTTTCAACATCAATATTTACCACCACCAAATAACCTTGTTACAAACCAATTACCTTCAAATGTCAATGCTTTTCCATATGATCAATATTAtccaaaatcatcatcatcatctaaTTGGCCTAATTTGCATTTGAATCACCAAGAGCTTCAAGGTGCTAATTTGAGTCTTCAAATTGGTCCAACTCATGATCATGTggataataacaataataataataatcaaatcaTTTGGAGTGGAAATCAGAAACAAAATGATGAAGTGGACTTGGAGCTCAGACTTGGCCTTGATCCATGA